One genomic region from Cucumis melo cultivar AY chromosome 9, USDA_Cmelo_AY_1.0, whole genome shotgun sequence encodes:
- the LOC103482900 gene encoding protein DYAD, producing MKLAMYLKNRQEHSSVDAAQTPASARHALPPSSAVATSSCTAEGYLEQIKVGSFYEIDHSKLSLSTPEQLRAIRVVMVSEKDEVNVSLRYPSVYSLRTHFRNCNNPNGKGLPGLNEKYIMSSNIAGDALYRRIETAEIENRRNSWSFWIGPSENTERDRSSGSGGEVNNAVSKKGICWSELKFTGMVQWGSRRQVQYIGRHEDKKIVVLSKSVDQLDEAKNESLGEVDKKTDQEDEEEIFKVMKDTYGKRNNLKRKRYSPRNVQKNLKNAPPQKKNGVKLRNTGRKKELKKSIDRWSVERYKLAEENMLKIMKTKGAVFGNPILRPALRAEARKLIGDTGLLDHLLKHMAGKVAPGGADRFRRRHNADGAMEYWLESADLVNIRREAGVQDPYWTPPPGWKLGDNPTQDPICVRDIKELHVEIANIKKSIQELASAKQQDLNIVTKPISDVTSTSLDHEIHSLTALKEIYNELMNKKVKIEEQLIEISLSLRGMEETTRNLKSKVEEGEEEGNMVGKTEDKAAKIRRLKSGFRICKPQGTFLWPNMGMSPQLQDDEPYFVVPTPPSVSSTTAAPRLISLSPSPSSLGPHPTSPVKPLAMRPLTTTTTTATFSNITTNPNLINLNEVPPHGPCDLAFCGTLTYQRRHSNATACHDLPNLVCGNQENDGVEGKECSGSPSSTPSWLLMRDKWLLDLATSKSSLDLFSEDIGPSPMARREASGETLARAPSGRHLQ from the exons ATGAAATTGGCAATGTACTTGAAGAATAGACAGGAACATAGCTCCGTAGACGCCGCACAAACCCCTGCATCAGCCAGACATGCGCTGCCACCATCTTCAGCTGTGGCGACCTCGAGTTGTACCGCTG AGGGTTACCTGGAGCAAATAAAAGTGGGTTCTTTCTATGAAATAGACCACTCAAAGCTTTCACTTTCTACCCCAGAACAGCTAAGGGCAATCCGTGTAGTCATG GTGAGTGAAAAGGATGAAGTCAATGTATCCTTGAGATACCCAAGTGTTTATTCGCTTCGCACACATTTCCGTAACTGCAACAATCCAAATGGAAAAGGGCTCCCTGGACTAAATGAGAAGTATATAATGAGTTCAAACATTGCTGGAGATGCACTCTACCGGAGAATAGAAACCGCGGAGattgaaaatagaagaaattCCTGGAGCTTTTGGATCGGACCGTCGGAGAACACTGAGAGAGATCGAAGCTCGGGTTCTGGTGGGGAGGTCAACAATGCAGTATCAAAGAAGGGGATTTGTTGGTCAGAACTCAAGTTTACTGGGATGGTCCAGTGGGGTAGCCGGCGGCAAGTTCAATACATAGGTCGGCACGAAGATAAAAAGATTGTAGTTTTGTCAAAATCGGTCGATCAGCTGGATGAAGCAAAAAACGAGAGTTTAGGAGAAGTGGACAAGAAAACAGATCAAGAGGACGAGGAAGAAATATTTAAGGTCATGAAAGACACGTATGGAAAACGGAACAACCTCAAGAGGAAACGCTACAGCCCTAGAAACGTTCAGAAGAATCTCAAGAATGCACCTCCTCAAAAGAAAAATGGGGTAAAACTCCGTAATACAGGTAGGAAAAAAGAACTGAAGAAATCCATTGACAGATGGTCGGTTGAGAG ATATAAATTAGCGGAGGAGAACATGCTGAAGATTATGAAGACCAAAGGAGCAGTCTTTGGGAACCCAATACTAAGGCCAGCCCTGAGAGCTGAAGCTCGAAAGCTGATTGGTGATACGGGCTTGCTGGACCATCTACTGAAGCACATGGCCGGAAAGGTGGCACCTGGTGGAGCTGACAGATTCCGTCGCCGACATAATGCCGATGGTGCAATGGAATATTGGCTGGAGAGTGCCGATTTGGTAAATATCAGAAGGGAGGCTGGAGTGCAGGATCCATATTGGACACCGCCACCTGGTTGGAAGCTGGGTGATAACCCTACACAGGATCCCATTTGTGTCAGGGATATCAAGGAGCTCCACGTTGAGATTGCCAATATTAAGAA ATCCATTCAAGAACTGGCATCTGCAAAGCAACAAGATTTAAATATCGTGACTAAACCGATTTCCGATGTTACATCCACGAGTCTGGACCACGAAATACATTCCTTGACTGCATTAAAG GAAATCTACAACGAATTGATGAATAAAAAAGTCAAAATCGAGGAACAGCTAATAGAGATTTCACTATCACTGCGTGGAATGGAG GAGACGACAAGGAACCTAAAATCAAAAGTGGaggagggagaagaagagggtAATATGGTCGGAAAAACAGAGGACAAGGCAGCAAAAATCCGAAGGCTAAAGAGTGGGTTCAGGATTTGCAAACCACAGGGTACGTTTCTATGGCCAAATATGGGAATGTCCCCTCAGCTGCAGGACGATGAACCTTATTTTGTGGTCCCAACCCCACCTTCAGTTTCTTCAACCACCGCTGCACCACGCCTAATCTCACTCTCACCTTCACCCTCCTCTCTTGGGCCCCACCCCACATCCCCTGTTAAACCATTGGCCATGCGTCCACTCACTACAACCACTACCACGGCCACTTTCTCAAATATCACAACAAACCCTAATCTCATCAACCTTAATGAGGTTCCTCCTCATGGACCTTGCGACCTTGCTTTCTGTGGGACACTCACCTACCAACGGAGACACTCCAATGCTACCGCCTGCCATGACTTGCCAAAT TTGGTATGTGGAAATCAAGAGAATGATGGTGTGGAAGGAAAGGAATGCTCAGGGTCTCCTTCCTCCACTCCTTCGTGGTTGCTGATGAGAGATAAATGGTTGTTGGATCTTGCAACCTCTAAATCATCTCTAGATCTATTTTCAGAAG
- the LOC103482903 gene encoding cell division cycle 20.2, cofactor of APC complex-like, with amino-acid sequence MNVMDAGSLSSSSSKSNSTRFPLQEKQLQKKHSKENLDRFIPNRSAMDFDYAHYMVTEGMKGKENPSVSSPSKEAYQKRLAETLNMNRTRILAFKNKPPAPVELIPKEFFSSVSYDKPVKARRHIPQTSEKTLDAPDLVDDYYLNLLDWGSTNVLAIALGNSVYLWNGQDGSTSELVTVDDEVGPVTSVNWAPDGRHIAVGLNNSEVQLWDSLSNRQLRTLRGGHRMRVGSLAWNNHILTTGGMDGKIINNDVRIRDHIVETYRGHDQEVCGLKWSLSGQQLASGGNDNVLHIWDKSTASSNSATQWLHRIEDHTSAVKALAWCPFQGNLLASGGGSGDRSIKFWNTHTGACLNSVDTGSQVCALLWNKNDRELLSSHGFAQNQLTLWKYPSMVKMGELTGHTSRVLFMAQSPDGCTVASAAADETLRLWQVFGAPEVAKPTPKSYNTEPFAHINRIR; translated from the exons ATGAACGTTATGGATGCAGGATCTTTGAGTAGTTCTTCTTCTAAATCCAATAGCACTCGCTTTCCCCTTCAAGAAAAGCAACTTCAGAAAAAGCATTCCAAAGAAAAT TTGGATAGGTTCATTCCGAATCGATCGGCTATGGATTTTGATTATGCGCATTATATGGTTACTGAGGGGATGAAAGGTAAGGAAAATCCTTCTGTCAGTTCGCCGTCTAAAGAAGCTTATCAGAAGCGATTGGCTGAGACACTGAACATGAATCGAACTCGAATCCTTGCGTTCAAGAACAAACCTCCTGCACCAGTTGAGTTGATACCTAAGGAGTTCTTCTCCTCTGTTTCTTATGATAAACCCGTCAAGGCCCGTCGTCATATCCCTCAG ACCTCTGAAAAGACATTGGATGCTCCTGATCTTGTTGATGATTACTACTTGAACTTATTGGATTGGGGCAGCACCAATGTGCTTGCTATAGCTCTTGGGAACTCTGTCTATTTGTGGAATGGACAAGATGGCTCTACTTCAGAACTTGTAACGGTTGATGACGAAGTTGGTCCTGTAACAAGTGTGAATTGGGCACCTGATGGAAGACACATTGCTGTTGGGTTGAACAATTCTGAAGTACAGCTTTGGGATTCACTATCGAATAGACAG CTAAGAACTTTGAGGGGTGGCCATAGGATGCGAGTGGGCTCACTGGCATGGAACAATCACATTCTCACAACTGGAGGAATGGATGGGAAGATCATTAACAATGATGTGAGAATTAGAGATCACATAGTGGAAACTTATAGAGGACATGATCAAGAGGTTTGTGGGCTTAAATGGTCATTATCTGGACAACAATTAGCAAGTGGAGGGAATGACAATGTCCTCCATATCTGGGACAAATCAACAGCATCTTCAAACTCAGCTACCCAATGGCTTCACAGGATTGAGGATCATACTTCTGCAGTCAAGGCTCTTGCATGGTGTCCATTCCAAGGCAACTTGCTCGCATCTGGTGGAGGCAGTGGAGATCGTTCCATTAAGTTTTGGAACACCCACACTGGAGCATGTTTGAATTCTGTTGATACTGGCTCTCAAGTGTGTGCTCTACTATGGAATAAAAATGACAGAGAACTGCTTAGCTCCCATGGGTTCGCTCAGAACCAGCTCACTCTTTGGAAATACCCTTCAATGGTGAAGATGGGAGAGCTCACTGGTCATACATCAAGAGTTCTCTTCATGGCTCAG AGTCCAGATGGCTGCACTGTGGCTTCAGCAGCAGCAGATGAAACATTGAGATTGTGGCAGGTTTTTGGGGCTCCTGAAGTAGCTAAACCTACTCCAAAATCTTATAATACAGAGCCTTTTGCTCATATCAATCGTATTCGATAA